In one window of Brassica rapa cultivar Chiifu-401-42 chromosome A07, CAAS_Brap_v3.01, whole genome shotgun sequence DNA:
- the LOC103831526 gene encoding protein NRT1/ PTR FAMILY 4.6 isoform X1, with translation MKSFSNNKEGPNSPFLSPNWTLSQCLLSSIYLNFINTLLTFTYIYFLIIKTSIFTSSPQSLRERKKERIMEVEEEVSRWEGYADWRNKAAVKGRHGGMLAASFTLVVEILENLAYLANASNLVLYLREYMHLSPSKSANDVTNFMGTAFLLALLGGFLSDAFFSTYVIFLISASIEFLGLIILTIQARTPSLMPPTCDGPTCESVSGSKAAMLFVGLYLVALGVGGIKGSLPSHGAEQFDESTPKGRKQRSTYFNYFVFCLACGALVAVTFVVWLEDNKGWEWGFGVSTIAIFVSILIFLSGSKFYRNKIPCGSPLTTILKVLLAASVKSCSNGSPSNAVVNLAISPSNHLKEVTESGELEKPRQQEPVPPPQTQLTNSLRFLNRAAEEKPDHKLLECTIQQVEDVKIVLKMLPIFACTIMLNCCLAQLSTFSVQQAASMNTKIGSLKIPPASLPVFPVVFIMILAPIYDHLIIPFARKTTKTETGVTHLQRIGVGLVLSILAMAVAALVEIKRKGVAKDAGLLDSKETLPITFLWIALQYLFLGSADLFTLAGLLEYFFTEAPASMRSLATSLSWASLAMGYYLSSVIVSIVNSITGSSGNRPWLRGERINRYKLDYFYWLMCVLSAANFLHYLFWAMRYKYRSTGSRS, from the exons ATGAAGTCATTTTCTAATAATAAAGAGGGCCCAAATTCTCCTTTCTTATCACCCAATTGGACCCTCTCTCAATGCCTCCTCTCCTCGATCtatttaaatttcattaataCCCTCCTCACATTCACTTATATTTATTTCCTCATAATTAAAACCTCTATTTTTACTTCTTCTCCTCAAAgtttgagagagagaaagaaagagagaataaTG GAAGTTGAAGAAGAGGTCTCAAGATGGGAAGGCTACGCAGATTGGAGAAACAAAGCCGCCGTGAAAGGCCGTCACGGAGGCATGCTCGCCGCTTCTTTTACCTTAG TGGTGGAGATATTAGAGAATCTAGCGTATCTGGCGAATGCAAGTAACCTTGTGTTGTACCTAAGAGAGTACATGCACTTGTCTCCATCGAAATCGGCGAATGATGTTACCAACTTCATGGGCACAGCTTTTCTCTTAGCTCTTCTTGGTGGTTTCCTCTCCGACGCGTTCTTCTCCACTTACGTCATCTTCCTCATCTCTGCCTCTATTGAGTTTCTG GGATTAATCATACTCACTATCCAAGCTCGAACACCATCCTTAATGCCACCAACGTGCGATGGTCCCACGTGTGAATCGGTGAGTGGTTCTAAGGCGGCGATGCTGTTTGTAGGATTGTACCTTGTGGCTTTAGGAGTGGGAGGGATTAAAGGGTCATTACCGTCGCACGGAGCAGAACAGTTCGATGAGAGTACACCTAAAGGCCGGAAACAAAGGTCAACTTACTTCAACTACTTCGTGTTCTGTCTTGCTTGTGGAGCACTCGTGGCCGTGACGTTCGTGGTTTGGTTAGAAGACAACAAAGGATGGGAATGGGGATTTGGTGTTTCTACTATCGCCATCTTCGTCTCGATTCTCATCTTTCTCTCTGGTTCAAAGTTTTATAGGAACAAGATCCCATGTGGAAGTCCTCTCACCACAATCTTGAAG GTTCTTCTTGCTGCTTCTGTTAAGAGTTGTTCTAATGGGAGTCCAAGCAACGCGGTTGTGAATTTAGCTATTAGCCCTTCTAATCATTTAAAAGAAGTTACTGAATCAGGAGAACTTGAAAAGCCACGTCAGCAAGAACCAGTGCCTCCTCCTCAGACACAACTAACCAACAGTCTGAGATTCTTGAACAGAGCTGCTGAGGAGAAACCAGACCACAAGTTGTTAGAATGCACGATCCAACAAGTCGAGGATGTGAAGATTGTGCTAAAAATGCTCCCTATATTTGCTTGTACTATCATGCTCAACTGCTGCTTAGCTCAGCTCTCCACATTCTCCGTCCAACAAGCTGCTTCCATGAACACAAAGATAGGTAGCCTAAAGATCCCTCCAGCTTCATTACCGGTCTTCCCCGTAGTGTTCATCATGATCCTCGCACCTATCTACGACCACCTGATCATCCCATTCGCTAGAAAAACAACCAAAACCGAAACGGGAGTCACTCATCTACAAAGAATCGGAGTAGGTTTAGTTCTTTCGATACTAGCAATGGCTGTTGCAGCTCTCGTTGAGATCAAACGCAAGGGTGTGGCTAAAGACGCGGGGTTGCTTGACTCAAAAGAAACCTTACCAATCACTTTCTTATGGATCGCGCTTCAGTATCTTTTCCTAGGGTCAGCTGATCTGTTCACACTAGCGGGACTTTTAGAGTATTTCTTCACAGAAGCACCAGCCTCTATGAGATCTCTAGCGACGTCGCTCTCGTGGGCTTCCTTGGCGATGGGGTATTACCTAAGCTCGGTGATCGTTTCGATAGTGAACAGCATAACAGGGAGTTCAGGGAACAGGCCTTGGCTAAGAGGAGAGAGGATAAACCGTTACAAACTAGACTACTTCTACTGGCTAATGTGTGTATTAAGCGCAGCTAACTTCTTGCACTATCTCTTCTGGGCAATGCGTTACAAGTACAGATCAACAGGTTCAAGAAGCTAA
- the LOC103831525 gene encoding hypersensitive-induced response protein 2 has protein sequence MGQVLGCVQVDQSTVAIKETFGKFDDVLEPGCHCLPWCLGSQVAGHLSLRVQQLDVRCETKTKDNVFVTVVASIQYRALAESAQDAFYKLSNTRNQIQAYVFDVIRASVPKLDLDSTFEQKNDIAKTVESELEKAMSHYGYEIVQTLIVDIEPDVHVKRAMNEINAASRMREAASEKAEAEKILQIKRAEGEAESKYLSGLGIARQRQAIVDGLRNSVLAFSESVPGTSSKDVMDMVLVTQYFDTLKEIGASSKSNSVFIPHGPGAVKDIASQIRDGLLQGNAAAE, from the exons ATGGGTCAAGTTTTAGGATGTGTCCAAGTCGACCAGTCGACCGTTGCAATCAAAGAGACGTTTGGCAAATTCGACGACGTTCTCGAGCCAGGCTGTCACTGTTTGCCATGGTGCTTAGGGAGTCAAGTCGCTGGTCACCTTTCCCTGCGTGTTCAACAGCTCGATGTTCGCTGCGAGACCAAAACTAAA gaTAATGTGTTCGTCACCGTTGTTGCTTCGATTCAGTACCGCGCCTTGGCTGAGAGTGCTCAAGATGCTTTTTACAAGCTTAGCAATACCAGGAACCAGATTCAAGCTTATGTCTTTGATG TGATCCGAGCAAGTGTGCCTAAGCTGGATCTAGACTCCACCTTTGAACAGAAGAACGACATTGCTAAAACCGTTGAGAGTGAGCTTGAGAAG GCTATGTCGCATTATGGATATGAGATAGTTCAGACGCTTATCGTGGATATCGAGCCTGATGTGCATGTCAAGAGAGCTATGAATGAGATCAATGCTG CTTCAAGGATGAGAGAGGCAGCGAGTGAGAAAGCAGAGGCAGAGAAGATACTTCAGATCAAGAGAGCTGAAGGAGAAGCTGAGTCCAAGTACCTTTCAGGTCTTGGTATTGCCCGCCAGAGACAAGCCATTGTGGATGGTCTGAGAAACAGTGTTCTGGCCTTCTCCGAGTCTGTACCAGGGACATCTTCCAAAGACGTCATGGACATGGTTCTGGTCACTCAGTACTTTGATACTTTGAAGGAGATTGGTGCGTCTTCGAAGTCAAACTCGGTGTTCATACCGCACGGTCCAGGCGCTGTTAAGGACATTGCTTCACAGATAAGGGATGGTCTTCTTCAGGGGAACGCTGCTGCTGAGTAA
- the LOC103831526 gene encoding protein NRT1/ PTR FAMILY 4.6 isoform X2 has translation MHLSPSKSANDVTNFMGTAFLLALLGGFLSDAFFSTYVIFLISASIEFLGLIILTIQARTPSLMPPTCDGPTCESVSGSKAAMLFVGLYLVALGVGGIKGSLPSHGAEQFDESTPKGRKQRSTYFNYFVFCLACGALVAVTFVVWLEDNKGWEWGFGVSTIAIFVSILIFLSGSKFYRNKIPCGSPLTTILKVLLAASVKSCSNGSPSNAVVNLAISPSNHLKEVTESGELEKPRQQEPVPPPQTQLTNSLRFLNRAAEEKPDHKLLECTIQQVEDVKIVLKMLPIFACTIMLNCCLAQLSTFSVQQAASMNTKIGSLKIPPASLPVFPVVFIMILAPIYDHLIIPFARKTTKTETGVTHLQRIGVGLVLSILAMAVAALVEIKRKGVAKDAGLLDSKETLPITFLWIALQYLFLGSADLFTLAGLLEYFFTEAPASMRSLATSLSWASLAMGYYLSSVIVSIVNSITGSSGNRPWLRGERINRYKLDYFYWLMCVLSAANFLHYLFWAMRYKYRSTGSRS, from the exons ATGCACTTGTCTCCATCGAAATCGGCGAATGATGTTACCAACTTCATGGGCACAGCTTTTCTCTTAGCTCTTCTTGGTGGTTTCCTCTCCGACGCGTTCTTCTCCACTTACGTCATCTTCCTCATCTCTGCCTCTATTGAGTTTCTG GGATTAATCATACTCACTATCCAAGCTCGAACACCATCCTTAATGCCACCAACGTGCGATGGTCCCACGTGTGAATCGGTGAGTGGTTCTAAGGCGGCGATGCTGTTTGTAGGATTGTACCTTGTGGCTTTAGGAGTGGGAGGGATTAAAGGGTCATTACCGTCGCACGGAGCAGAACAGTTCGATGAGAGTACACCTAAAGGCCGGAAACAAAGGTCAACTTACTTCAACTACTTCGTGTTCTGTCTTGCTTGTGGAGCACTCGTGGCCGTGACGTTCGTGGTTTGGTTAGAAGACAACAAAGGATGGGAATGGGGATTTGGTGTTTCTACTATCGCCATCTTCGTCTCGATTCTCATCTTTCTCTCTGGTTCAAAGTTTTATAGGAACAAGATCCCATGTGGAAGTCCTCTCACCACAATCTTGAAG GTTCTTCTTGCTGCTTCTGTTAAGAGTTGTTCTAATGGGAGTCCAAGCAACGCGGTTGTGAATTTAGCTATTAGCCCTTCTAATCATTTAAAAGAAGTTACTGAATCAGGAGAACTTGAAAAGCCACGTCAGCAAGAACCAGTGCCTCCTCCTCAGACACAACTAACCAACAGTCTGAGATTCTTGAACAGAGCTGCTGAGGAGAAACCAGACCACAAGTTGTTAGAATGCACGATCCAACAAGTCGAGGATGTGAAGATTGTGCTAAAAATGCTCCCTATATTTGCTTGTACTATCATGCTCAACTGCTGCTTAGCTCAGCTCTCCACATTCTCCGTCCAACAAGCTGCTTCCATGAACACAAAGATAGGTAGCCTAAAGATCCCTCCAGCTTCATTACCGGTCTTCCCCGTAGTGTTCATCATGATCCTCGCACCTATCTACGACCACCTGATCATCCCATTCGCTAGAAAAACAACCAAAACCGAAACGGGAGTCACTCATCTACAAAGAATCGGAGTAGGTTTAGTTCTTTCGATACTAGCAATGGCTGTTGCAGCTCTCGTTGAGATCAAACGCAAGGGTGTGGCTAAAGACGCGGGGTTGCTTGACTCAAAAGAAACCTTACCAATCACTTTCTTATGGATCGCGCTTCAGTATCTTTTCCTAGGGTCAGCTGATCTGTTCACACTAGCGGGACTTTTAGAGTATTTCTTCACAGAAGCACCAGCCTCTATGAGATCTCTAGCGACGTCGCTCTCGTGGGCTTCCTTGGCGATGGGGTATTACCTAAGCTCGGTGATCGTTTCGATAGTGAACAGCATAACAGGGAGTTCAGGGAACAGGCCTTGGCTAAGAGGAGAGAGGATAAACCGTTACAAACTAGACTACTTCTACTGGCTAATGTGTGTATTAAGCGCAGCTAACTTCTTGCACTATCTCTTCTGGGCAATGCGTTACAAGTACAGATCAACAGGTTCAAGAAGCTAA